A single window of Enoplosus armatus isolate fEnoArm2 chromosome 22, fEnoArm2.hap1, whole genome shotgun sequence DNA harbors:
- the cdpf1 gene encoding cysteine-rich DPF motif domain-containing protein 1 — protein sequence MEHTTSEPPQKTFTCQLCGLSSPFTYYGQKPPNTRAIVLLEESFVTRDPFSPDKEKFLVLGCNCSMCSMCVCVGSDCSIFYTKRFCMQCVNKYLDQFPRQIQAELAKKKQNSKAAVS from the exons ATGGAGCACACTACCAGTGAACCCCctcaaaaaacatttacttgcCAGTTGTGTGGTTTAAGTAGCCCTTTCACGTACTACGGCCAGAAACCACCAAACACCAGAGCCATTGT GTTGCTTGAGGAGAGTTTTGTGACCAGGGACCCCTTCAGTCCGGACAAGGAAAAGTTTCTTGTTTTGGGCTGTAACTGCAgcatgtgcagcatgtgtgtctgtgttggatCG GACTGCAGTATTTTCTACACCAAGAGGTTCTGCATGCAGTGTGTGAACAAGTACTTGGACCAGTTCCCCCGTCAGATTCAGGCCGAGCTGGCCAAGAAGAAGCAGAACTCCAAGGCTGCCGTCTCGTGA
- the pparaa gene encoding peroxisome proliferator-activated receptor alpha a isoform X1, which yields MAGDLFSPPSPLGDSLLDSPLCGDLMEDLRDISQSIGDDTLGFDFPEYQSTGSGSESSIALDTLTPASSPSSGVCGAAPGPEESVAPLNLDCRVCSDKASGFHYGVHACEGCKGFFRRTIRLKLEYDKCERSCKIQKKNRNKCQYCRFHKCLSVGMSHNAIRFGRMPQAEKLKLKAESKMVEKEVASPMQADHKILVRQIHEAYMKNFNMNKAKARLILTGKTSKPQPFIIHDMETFQLAERTLAAHMVSGDYPEPESGLRAGEVVPAVGCGELQQREAEARLFHCCQSTSVETVTELTEFAKAVPGFQSLDLNDQVTLLKYGVYEALFTLLASCMNKDGLLVARGGGFITREFLKSLRRPFSDMMEPKFQFATRFNSLELDDSDLALFVAAIICCGDRPGLVDVPLVEQLQESIVQALRLHLLANHPDDNFLFPRLLQKLADLRELVTEHAQLVQEIKTTEDTSLHPLLQEIYRDMY from the exons ATGGCAGGGGATCTCTTTAGCCCCCCATCCCCACTGGGGGATTCCCTGCTGGACAGTCCGCTGTGTGGAGACCTGATGGAGGATCTACGTGACATCTCCCAGTCCATCGGAGACGACACGCTCGGGTTTGATTTCCCGGAGTACCAGAGCACTGGCTCGGGGTCTGAGAGCTCCATCGCACTGG ACACCTTGACCCCAGCCTCCAGTCCGTCGTCGGGGGTGTGCGGAGCAGCGCCAGGCCCAGAGGAGAGCGTCGCCCCCCTCAACCTGGATTGCCGGGTGTGCTCAGACAAGGCTTCAGGCTTCCACTACGGGGTGCACGCCTGTGAGGGCTGCAAG GGCTTCTTCAGGAGGACCATCAGGTTAAAGCTGGAGTATGATAAGTGTGAACGCAGCTGCAAAATCCAGAAGAAGAACCGCAACAAGTGCCAGTACTGCCGATTCCACAAGTGCCTCTCTGTGGGCATGTCCCACAACG CCATCCGGTTTGGTCGGATGCCTCAGGCGGAGAAGCTAAAGCTGAAGGCAGAAAGCAAGATGGTGGAGAAAGAGGTGGCAAGCCCCATGCAGGCCGACCACAAGATTCTGGTCAGGCAGATCCACGAAGCCTACATGAAGAACTTTAACATGAACAAGGCGAAAGCTCGGCTCATACTCACCGGAAAGACCAGCAAGCCG CAGCCTTTCATCATTCACGACATGGAGACATTCCAGCTGGCAGAGAGGACGCTGGCAGCCCATATGGTGAGTGGGGACTATCCGGAGCCCGAGAGCGGCCTTCGCGCTGGGGAGGTGGTTCCGGCTGTGGGGTGTGGGGAGCTCCAGCAGAGGGAGGCTGAAGCCAGGCTCTTCCACTGCTGCCAGAGTACCTCGGTGGAGACGgtcacagagctaacagagtTCGCCAAGGCGGTGCCGGGTTTCCAGAGCCTGGATCTGAATGATCAG GTGACTCTCTTGAAGTACGGAGTGTATGAAGCCCTATTCACCCTACTGGCCTCCTGCATGAACAAAGACGGCCTCCTGGTGGCCCGTGGTGGAGGCTTCATCACCCGAGAGTTCCTCAAGAGCCTCCGGCGGCCCTTTAGCGACATGATGGAGCCCAAATTCCAGTTTGCAACACGCTTCAACTCCCTGGAGCTGGACGACAGTGACCTGGCCCTTTTTGTGGCTGCCATCATCTGCTGCGGAG ATCGCCCAGGCCTGGTGGACGTGCCTCTagtggagcagctgcaggaaagCATCGTTCAGGCACTGCGGCTCCACCTGCTGGCCAACCACCCCGACGACAACTTCCTCTTCCCCAGACTGCTGCAGAAGCTGGCCGACCTCCGGGAGCTGGTCACCGAGCATGCCCAGTTGGTGCAGGAAATCAAGACAACAGAGGACACGTCGCTGCACCCGCTCCTGCAAGAGATATACAGGGACATGTACTGA
- the pparaa gene encoding peroxisome proliferator-activated receptor alpha a isoform X2, translating into MAGDLFSPPSPLGDSLLDSPLCGDLMEDLRDISQSIGDDTLGFDFPEYQSTGSGSESSIALDTLTPASSPSSGVCGAAPGPEESVAPLNLDCRVCSDKASGFHYGVHACEGCKGFFRRTIRLKLEYDKCERSCKIQKKNRNKCQYCRFHKCLSVGMSHNAIRFGRMPQAEKLKLKAESKMVEKEVASPMQADHKILVRQIHEAYMKNFNMNKAKARLILTGKTSKPPFIIHDMETFQLAERTLAAHMVSGDYPEPESGLRAGEVVPAVGCGELQQREAEARLFHCCQSTSVETVTELTEFAKAVPGFQSLDLNDQVTLLKYGVYEALFTLLASCMNKDGLLVARGGGFITREFLKSLRRPFSDMMEPKFQFATRFNSLELDDSDLALFVAAIICCGDRPGLVDVPLVEQLQESIVQALRLHLLANHPDDNFLFPRLLQKLADLRELVTEHAQLVQEIKTTEDTSLHPLLQEIYRDMY; encoded by the exons ATGGCAGGGGATCTCTTTAGCCCCCCATCCCCACTGGGGGATTCCCTGCTGGACAGTCCGCTGTGTGGAGACCTGATGGAGGATCTACGTGACATCTCCCAGTCCATCGGAGACGACACGCTCGGGTTTGATTTCCCGGAGTACCAGAGCACTGGCTCGGGGTCTGAGAGCTCCATCGCACTGG ACACCTTGACCCCAGCCTCCAGTCCGTCGTCGGGGGTGTGCGGAGCAGCGCCAGGCCCAGAGGAGAGCGTCGCCCCCCTCAACCTGGATTGCCGGGTGTGCTCAGACAAGGCTTCAGGCTTCCACTACGGGGTGCACGCCTGTGAGGGCTGCAAG GGCTTCTTCAGGAGGACCATCAGGTTAAAGCTGGAGTATGATAAGTGTGAACGCAGCTGCAAAATCCAGAAGAAGAACCGCAACAAGTGCCAGTACTGCCGATTCCACAAGTGCCTCTCTGTGGGCATGTCCCACAACG CCATCCGGTTTGGTCGGATGCCTCAGGCGGAGAAGCTAAAGCTGAAGGCAGAAAGCAAGATGGTGGAGAAAGAGGTGGCAAGCCCCATGCAGGCCGACCACAAGATTCTGGTCAGGCAGATCCACGAAGCCTACATGAAGAACTTTAACATGAACAAGGCGAAAGCTCGGCTCATACTCACCGGAAAGACCAGCAAGCCG CCTTTCATCATTCACGACATGGAGACATTCCAGCTGGCAGAGAGGACGCTGGCAGCCCATATGGTGAGTGGGGACTATCCGGAGCCCGAGAGCGGCCTTCGCGCTGGGGAGGTGGTTCCGGCTGTGGGGTGTGGGGAGCTCCAGCAGAGGGAGGCTGAAGCCAGGCTCTTCCACTGCTGCCAGAGTACCTCGGTGGAGACGgtcacagagctaacagagtTCGCCAAGGCGGTGCCGGGTTTCCAGAGCCTGGATCTGAATGATCAG GTGACTCTCTTGAAGTACGGAGTGTATGAAGCCCTATTCACCCTACTGGCCTCCTGCATGAACAAAGACGGCCTCCTGGTGGCCCGTGGTGGAGGCTTCATCACCCGAGAGTTCCTCAAGAGCCTCCGGCGGCCCTTTAGCGACATGATGGAGCCCAAATTCCAGTTTGCAACACGCTTCAACTCCCTGGAGCTGGACGACAGTGACCTGGCCCTTTTTGTGGCTGCCATCATCTGCTGCGGAG ATCGCCCAGGCCTGGTGGACGTGCCTCTagtggagcagctgcaggaaagCATCGTTCAGGCACTGCGGCTCCACCTGCTGGCCAACCACCCCGACGACAACTTCCTCTTCCCCAGACTGCTGCAGAAGCTGGCCGACCTCCGGGAGCTGGTCACCGAGCATGCCCAGTTGGTGCAGGAAATCAAGACAACAGAGGACACGTCGCTGCACCCGCTCCTGCAAGAGATATACAGGGACATGTACTGA
- the LOC139305141 gene encoding cyclin-dependent kinase inhibitor 1B-like, with amino-acid sequence MCNKMSDVRLSNASPTLERVDARQPDNVRPPVRRNLFGTPDPEEIRSYLTASIQEGVQSFREEYDFDPVSESPLTPRSYDWQEDSDAPEYYLRQPHGSQRPRRDADVPGDSNRQDAAGSSERQPDCQQDRRGSRKRRSRDSGPCSSERPRKRSHTDGDEDDSAGGASQAVKAAEENPSRPENSAEVQ; translated from the exons ATGtgcaacaaaatgtcagatgttCGCCTTTCTAATGCGAGCCCGACATTGGAGAGGGTGGATGCGCGGCAGCCAGACAACGTCAGACCTCCGGTCCGCAGAAACCTCTTTGGCACACCTGACCCAGAGGAGATACGGAGTTATTTGACGGCTTCGATACAGGAAGGTGTGCAGTCTTTTAGGGAGGAGTACGATTTCGATCCCGTCAGCGAAAGTCCCCTCACTCCGCGCAGCTACGACTGGCAGGAGGACAGCGACGCACCGGAGTATTATCTCAGACAGCCTCACGGGAGCCAGCGGCCCCGGCGAGATGCGGACGTGCCCGGCGACAGCAACCGGCAGGATGCCGCGGGGAGCAGCGAAAGGCAGCCGGATTGCCAGCAAGACAGACGCGGCTCAAGGAAAAGACGTTCACGAGATTCAG GTCCCTGCTCCAGCGAGCGTCCGAGGAAAAGGTCGCATACCGACGGAGATGAAGACGATTCGGCCGGTGGAGCAAGTCAGGCGGTGAAAGCCGCGGAGGAGAACCCGAGCAGGCCGGAGAACAGCGCGGAGGTCCAGTGA